TAAAGAATATCATCTATTCTAGCTGGAAGATTCAGTAATTATACTTGATATTGAAGGGAAGGTAAGTTTCTCACAATTTACCATCACTAATTCAAAATAAAAGATTTTAAAAACCTTATAAGAGGATGTTGAAAGATAGCTTTATAGTAATAGAGTTTCTGGCAATTGCCTCAGGATGTCTTTCCGGCGTATTACACGCTCTCCGGAGAAATTTTGATATAGTTGGAGTAATGATTATCGGAATTGCATCCGGTGTTGGAGGTGGTATATTAAGAGATGTTTTGATTAGCAATGGACCTCCCTTAGTGATTAAATATGAAAGCTATTTAATTACAATTTTATCAGCCACATTTATAGGAATGTTTTTTGGAACATTGGTAAACAGGTTACAAAAGGTAATCTGGCACATAGATGCTTTTTCACTTGGTTTTTTTACAATAGCAGGAATGCAACGTGCATTCCTTAATGATCTGTCCATATTGCCTGCATTATTCCTGGGTGTAATTACAGCCACAGGAGGAGGATTATTAAGAGATGTATTGTCAAGGGAAACACCGGTAATATTGCTTCCTGGGCATCCGCATACCCTTGCATCACTATTTGGTGGAATACTCTATATGGCATTTATAAAGCTATTCGGATTTGAGATTATTGTGAGTGAAATAATAGGAGTTATTTCAACTTATATAATAAAACTTATTGCATTAAGATATGATCTTATAGTTCCTACACCTCCTGATGTTATGCATCATATTCAGCATTTATTAGAAAGGCGAAAGAAGAAAGGGAAGGAGTAAGCTTTATAATAAAGCATCTACTTGTAGTTTATTCTCGGTGATCAATGAAAAACCAGGAGTTGAACCAACCAATAGTAAATCCAGGAAACTCCTGCTATATTGAGAACAAGAACAATTAAATTTTTATTTGTTCCATATTGGAGCCCGAGTATCCCCGGTATGATAAACAGGGTCGCTATGCCTGAGGTTAGCAGAATGTAAATATTGTTGCTTAAATTATTTTTTGAAGTTAAAATCATCAATGATAAATACCAGAAATAAAAGTTTCCCGCGAAGTTAAGAAAAGACAGTATTCCATTCAGATATCTTAGTTTTGTCAGTACGACTTCTTTGGATTTTAGTCTGTAGTTGATTTTTGAAATGATTATTACAAAAACAATAAAGCATAAAAGTAGAAGGAATAAGATAGGAATGCTCATAAGTAATTTAGATAGGTATTTATAAAATAAAAGTAGTAATTAATCAAAGAGGTATAGCAGCTAAAAAATAAAGTCCTTTTTGAAAAGGACTTAGTATAAAAAAAGCACGTCCTTTTCAGGAAGTGCTTTTTTACTTTTAGCTTTCGGCTTTACGCTTTCAGCTTATTTAATACTTTCTGCAACAGCAGGCTCAAAGAACATTGTTTTATTCAATGCAATGATTGACTTATTAAAGTCTTCACGGTTCACAATGAATTGAAGGTTTACTTTTCTTAAAGAGAAACCTGCGCTCTTGATATTTACATTTGCTTCAGCCAATGCACCAGCAGCTTTGCCAAGTACGCCCGGCTGATCCATGTTAGAGCCGATCATACAAACAATAGCTACTTTTTCAACCGCTACTTTCTGATATTCTTTTTCCAGTTCATCAACTAACTTTTGTTTAAAGTCTTTCTCCCAGATTACCATAGAAATGCTGTTGGCACTAGTTGCTTTGAAGATGTAACTTACTTTATAAGATTCGAACTTCTGCATGATCTTGAGGTCAGAACCAACAGTGCCTACCATAAGTGGATCGAAGATCTCAATGATAACAGCCTTAGACGTACCTGTGATCACGTCCACTTTTTTCTTTGGAGAAATATATTCTCTTGTAATTAAAGTACCTGGATGTTCTGGCTCGAATGCATTTTTGATTCTTAAGTCAATGCCCATCATTTCAAGAGGCTTTGAGGCTTTCGGGTGAATAGCTTCCATTCCTACATCTGC
The genomic region above belongs to Sporocytophaga myxococcoides DSM 11118 and contains:
- a CDS encoding trimeric intracellular cation channel family protein, yielding MLKDSFIVIEFLAIASGCLSGVLHALRRNFDIVGVMIIGIASGVGGGILRDVLISNGPPLVIKYESYLITILSATFIGMFFGTLVNRLQKVIWHIDAFSLGFFTIAGMQRAFLNDLSILPALFLGVITATGGGLLRDVLSRETPVILLPGHPHTLASLFGGILYMAFIKLFGFEIIVSEIIGVISTYIIKLIALRYDLIVPTPPDVMHHIQHLLERRKKKGKE